A single window of Undibacterium sp. 5I1 DNA harbors:
- a CDS encoding DUF2812 domain-containing protein, which produces MNAVTIKKFKFHLAWQDNQCEQWLQEMARQGLHLKSVNIFCLYTFIQSKPAEVSYCLDFVPHLRRDPAYFDLFRDAGWEHVIEITGWHYWRTPIVAGRVPKIFTDIESKIKKYKRILLILVLGPSPLILLFIRSLVLHSPIEQLATSDKWILGGMFGGLGAFYMYAMTSVGARIRELRRNGQ; this is translated from the coding sequence ATGAATGCGGTCACCATAAAAAAATTTAAATTTCACTTGGCTTGGCAAGACAATCAATGTGAACAATGGCTGCAAGAAATGGCAAGACAAGGACTACATCTCAAGAGCGTAAATATCTTCTGTCTTTACACATTTATACAGAGCAAACCCGCCGAGGTCAGTTATTGCCTGGATTTTGTGCCTCACCTCAGAAGAGATCCGGCCTATTTCGATTTGTTCCGTGATGCTGGTTGGGAGCATGTAATTGAAATCACCGGCTGGCATTATTGGAGAACCCCGATCGTTGCTGGTCGAGTCCCAAAAATATTCACCGATATCGAATCTAAAATTAAAAAATATAAACGTATTTTATTAATACTGGTACTTGGGCCATCACCCTTAATATTATTGTTTATTAGAAGTTTAGTCCTACACAGCCCAATAGAACAGCTAGCCACCTCAGACAAATGGATACTTGGCGGTATGTTTGGCGGATTGGGCGCGTTTTACATGTATGCGATGACTTCAGTTGGCGCGCGTATTCGTGAACTCAGACGAAATGGGCAATGA
- a CDS encoding MAPEG family protein: protein MTIANWCVLVACALPVITVGLAKSSSAKLARHAGRYNNDNPREWAKNLTGWQQRANAAQSNSFEALPLFIAAVVLAQQAHADQGRIDSLAVVFIALRLLYTGAYLMNFSTLRTLIWTGGVATCVGIFLMA from the coding sequence ATGACAATTGCAAATTGGTGCGTACTCGTGGCCTGTGCTTTACCAGTAATCACGGTGGGTTTAGCAAAAAGTAGCTCTGCCAAATTAGCGCGTCATGCTGGCAGGTACAACAACGACAATCCACGCGAGTGGGCAAAAAATTTAACTGGCTGGCAGCAGCGTGCTAATGCCGCGCAGAGTAATAGTTTTGAAGCCTTGCCCTTATTTATTGCAGCGGTTGTACTGGCACAGCAAGCGCATGCTGATCAAGGACGTATTGATAGTCTGGCGGTCGTTTTTATTGCTTTACGTTTGTTGTATACCGGAGCCTATCTGATGAATTTTTCTACGCTACGCACCTTGATCTGGACTGGTGGAGTCGCTACTTGTGTTGGCATTTTTTTGATGGCGTAA
- a CDS encoding PadR family transcriptional regulator, with protein sequence MTTINYSKYLPLSEATFYVMVALSEPMHGYAIMQKVETISEGNVVIGPGTLYGAFTTLEKQGLIIKVKEEERRKSYALTELGQQILTEQIRRLEIMVKNGQLILKYLQQGAVK encoded by the coding sequence ATGACGACTATTAATTATTCTAAATATTTGCCTCTCTCTGAAGCCACGTTTTACGTAATGGTGGCACTAAGTGAACCCATGCATGGGTATGCCATCATGCAAAAAGTAGAGACCATCAGCGAAGGAAACGTCGTTATTGGACCTGGTACTTTGTATGGCGCTTTTACCACACTAGAAAAGCAGGGATTAATCATAAAAGTGAAGGAGGAGGAACGCCGCAAATCTTATGCTCTTACGGAGCTTGGGCAGCAAATATTGACGGAGCAGATCCGTCGCCTCGAAATCATGGTCAAAAACGGACAGTTAATTTTAAAATATCTTCAACAAGGAGCTGTAAAATGA
- a CDS encoding low molecular weight protein-tyrosine-phosphatase: protein MNTTKNTAILFVCMGNICRSPTAEGVFRSKIEAAGLADAFVIDSAGTHAYHVGEPPDLRSQEFAAKRGINLSRQRARKVAPEDFAQFDLILAMDKANLSLLEADCPIEYRHKLGLLMQYATQSKADEVPDPYYGGGRGFDMVLDYIEDASDGLLRTLKQ, encoded by the coding sequence ATGAACACAACAAAAAATACTGCGATTCTCTTTGTCTGCATGGGCAACATTTGTCGCTCACCGACGGCGGAAGGCGTATTCCGCAGCAAGATAGAAGCAGCCGGTTTAGCTGACGCGTTCGTGATCGATTCTGCCGGCACACATGCCTACCACGTGGGCGAGCCACCGGATCTGCGGTCGCAAGAATTTGCGGCAAAACGTGGCATCAATTTATCCCGCCAACGAGCGCGCAAGGTAGCACCTGAAGATTTCGCCCAATTTGATTTAATTCTGGCGATGGACAAAGCTAATCTGTCGCTATTAGAAGCGGATTGCCCTATCGAATATCGCCATAAGCTAGGTCTATTAATGCAATATGCGACGCAGAGTAAAGCCGACGAAGTGCCCGATCCTTATTACGGTGGCGGGCGTGGTTTTGATATGGTGCTTGATTATATTGAAGATGCTTCGGATGGTTTGCTTCGGACGCTTAAACAATAA